One genomic window of Paraburkholderia acidiphila includes the following:
- a CDS encoding glutathione S-transferase family protein: protein MIKLHGFALSNYYNKVKLLLLEHGIAFEEVPNKLPLDEALLAQSPAGKVPFIETEQGFLCESEVIVEYLAARFPEKPIFAADPWQAAKERELIVFIETHLELNARELYGEAFFGSKATEEVKATMEKRLRRYVAAFKRIAKFSPYVAGDRFGVADAAAFVSLPLVGRATQAVYGSDFLADVGIDWKSYIKLIGERPTAQRVNADRKAYIEANS, encoded by the coding sequence ATGATCAAGCTGCACGGTTTCGCGCTTTCGAATTACTACAACAAGGTCAAGCTCCTGCTGCTCGAACACGGTATCGCGTTCGAGGAGGTGCCGAACAAGCTGCCGCTCGATGAGGCGCTGCTCGCGCAGTCGCCGGCCGGCAAGGTGCCATTTATCGAAACGGAACAAGGCTTTTTGTGCGAATCGGAGGTGATCGTCGAGTATCTGGCGGCGCGCTTTCCTGAAAAGCCCATCTTCGCGGCGGATCCGTGGCAGGCGGCGAAGGAGCGCGAACTGATCGTCTTCATCGAGACGCATCTCGAACTCAACGCGCGCGAGCTTTACGGTGAGGCGTTCTTCGGTAGCAAGGCGACCGAAGAGGTCAAGGCGACCATGGAAAAGCGGTTGCGCCGTTATGTGGCGGCGTTCAAGCGGATCGCGAAGTTCTCGCCTTACGTGGCGGGCGATCGTTTCGGCGTGGCCGATGCCGCAGCGTTCGTGAGCTTGCCGCTCGTGGGACGCGCCACGCAGGCCGTGTATGGCAGCGATTTCCTCGCCGATGTGGGCATCGACTGGAAGTCGTATATCAAACTGATCGGCGAGCGCCCGACGGCGCAGCGCGTCAACGCCGACCGCAAGGCGTATATCGAGGCGAATTCGTAA